The region TTCTGCCATGTCTCTCAGTCTATTTGATTTTAAACTGATTACATGAGTTGAGCAGATCATTATGGCCTATACGAATCAATAAAACAACTGATTAGAATAGACACTACTACTTATACACCCTTTCTATTTCAAATAGAAATACTTTTGATTTTTATACTTGTTGAACTTCCATGAAACTTCcatcaaataaatataatgacatgggaaaaaataaacaatatatttaCGTATGCatttaattatgaaaaatgaactACCGGTACTTGGATTGAAATGAGTAATAAATACAGTGTATGCAGAGTAAATGATCAGAGTTCTTTATGAAAGGATTGAGTCTGAAAGATAGAGGCAAATGTTTCATATAAAGGGGTACTCAGGGCTTGAAATAAATTGTCCTTAATCAAAATGAGTAAAATTCACCGAAGAAAattctgaaaatgtcatcaaattctgataattaaaaaatatcaaattttaaagcttagcaatattttgtgagaaCTGTTTCTTCgcaataatgcaaatctttaaaatcccATAACTTTGTtcttccttgtccgattttgatttatttttctgtttttttttaatcagcctggagtaccccttttgAGAAGTTCAAGCAatcatatcacatgtaaaaagAGACTAAAGATGGTTCTAAAGGGAAGATGCTCATCAAATGCAAATGATTTATCATACAAGGAATTCATGCCTTATATCGCCCTCTGCGTTCTAAAGTAACAAATATAGGTGCCaagaaaaaatgacattatGTACAACGTAGCCCTTTTCTGGGGGTAATCTCTGTATGGACCTGGGGGTATTTTATAAAacgtttacatcatcatcatttatgaAATACTGATACTTTTTCTATTCACTTATGTGAACGAATcattaatgacaaaaataaaggATGGTAGATTTGATTTCCAAGTTTATAAAACAATTAGATCTACATGTGCTCTGTATTTGATCGTTCTGGAATACTCAGACTTACGTCAGGAATCTATGAAATGGTTAATATGGAACAatcaatatgtaaaaaaaaaacatacctgGAATTGTTTCAAGAAATTCTCTTTCGTTGGGAGGAGCCTGGGGTAgaaaacaaacaacaagaacattattaagaaagaaattttgactgaaaaaaataactgaaatgCAAACTTACAAATTTATCTCTGTTGTATTCACAGTGTCTCTATTAATTGAATGAATtgtgtaatcagttatgataaTGATGCTTTTGATTTCTCCCCTCCCCACTCTCTCTCATAtctctacctctctctctctctgtctcttatTAAATCTGAAGTCTCCTCAAATGTTATTTCCAAATGTTACTTTTTACTTATATATTTTCCAATTGTAAATATCAAACAGTCCTGATAATGGTGAATTGATTTCTTCTGATAGCTTACTTGGCCATTTCTTTCAGCTCTAGTTTGCCGTCATTGTTGGAATCGAAAACTTTCAACTGCAATAAAAATAAACGAAGTGTTATATACAGtgtattatttcattaacattttattGTAACAGGCATATGGAAATGTTATgcggattttttttaagtaacgagatatttttcttcttaGGTTTGACTCTGTTGACAACAAAATTTTCTGCGACAATTAAGTTTGGGAATTTGTTTTATCTTTACattacatcaattttttttcaatgacaatTATCAAAGTAACCACTTGAAATATATCCCCAGTCTAATGATTAATTAACATCACAAAATATACCACACAGGAACCGGAGGGGGGTTGATCATAGACACCACCCCCTGGATATCAGGCTGGTATGCTAAATAGCTGAATTTAACCTTAATGACCTTCATTTATAGTAGTACGGTACTTTTTTGCTAGTCAAAGTTTCCTCCCCAACATGCAAAATGCTTTTCATTGGTTCATTCTGTAGCGAATGCCCCCAAtagtttgcttgtcaaatttcaacCAGTACCCCCTACTataaatcgttcccagggcacTGATCCGAAACACGGATCAACGCATGTTTTCTAACACCATTGGCGACACCATAACGATTTCATGATGGTCACGTGACGCTACGTAGGATTTCAGTATCAAATAAATAACACTTACTATCATCTTGGCGTAATCATCTAGTTTTTCGTCAGATATATCTCCAAGATTATTCTTCTCTACtaaatgtttcatgaaactctgtgaaaaacaaagaagataATAACATTGAAAGTTAGATCACATCCCAgtatttagaataaaaaaagtaaatgaactTTACTAAGATATTTCACATCTTCTTTAGAATCCAATCTGTATCTTGTAATTCCAGCATTTCGTGATATTGTTATTTGATTATGGCTCTGTTACGTGTTCTGCGTGATTTTATACGGACTCCCACAATAATATTCAAACCAAAAAATATCAAGAaccgaaaaaaaaatggatttaacGTTAGAACTTTCGGTATCTTGTACACTTTCAAGTATGCATTTAAACGAAAGGTGGCGCTATTCGCATACTAGGAGTTAACATCTTTGCGTCGACATAAAACATTTAGAGTTTTAGCTCCGCGACGTACGGAGGATTTAAGAAAATCAAAGACGttttgaaaatgcccgtcaaatgacaaatgacaaacagctgggaggtcttggTCGAAAATTGGTCAACCAGTGCTGCAGTTTCGTCCTACGTAGCTAAGGAGCAGACGTTTGACCAGGGTCAAGGACTTAACTGCTGCTTTGATATTCCAACTTTTGACAAAGACTTCTGACTTATTCCTTGTCATGAAgagcatttgacaatacatttgaTCTGTGTTTTAATCCTCTGTAGGTCGTTGTGCGATAACCTCGTATTCAAGCAGGTGCGACGACGAAGAGGGTGATGAAAAGTGATCTTCAAAAATAAACCACGAGATCCCCCTTTTCAGATGCAATTGAGATGTTGTGTGAGGGTGTTTACGACTGTTTATACTATCAACCAACCAGACATACACTCTGTTCCCGCTCACAATCAATTACACCACTCACTCAATCAATGCAGTAACATCTTCATGATTTATGTCTCGCCAAGTTTATCGTACCCGACTCATGTGTTATTGGTATCGTTTCAAAGTTTAGAAATTGGCTTGATAACAAGAGACCGATTATACCTTCGTCCCTTTATATCCAATTAATTTTGAAACATATACGAATAATGTACgcaaaatacaattataggtctATGGGCTTTTGGAGGGGAGGTTATTAAGGGGAAACACGAATACTTGTATTGATATGAAGTTCCCATAATACAATTATATTCTGATATTGTAGACTGATTCATTTTATGAGCACATGTTgctcacaatatatatatttatatatatatatttatatataatattgtATCCCATTCCAGTTCCAGTCTccgtattatacatgtataatgtacatgtatatgatttaaCTGTCAAACATAACGTGCAGAATACAACATGAAAAGTATCGAATTATGTTCTAAATTCATCATTGCATTGTCATTTTTTGTCGAAAACTCAATACAATGGGAAACAGCATATGTACAAAAATAATGGACATTAATCTCGAACGTATAGTAACAAACTATCAAACCTTGAGTTCGTTGACCTCGATGTATCCACTGTTATCAGTGTCAAAGTCCCGCCAGATCTAAAAAGGAAATGGGAAacattttttgatgaaatttaaagaATGCTAACCGAAGTTGCTTTCAAATTGAAGATGTTCATGAAGACCTTTAATTACAATCAATTACAATCTCCATCACTAGAAAAATCTcattatataattaatattacTTATTTTATTCTAGGCGCTTCAGGTCTCATGGGAAAAAAGACGCAGTACAAGTAGtaagaaataatattaataatagtgTTATCCTCATGAAGTTGGGAACGAAGCACCCATTTGCGTGATTGTGCATGATCAGGACGTATCAAATACATTCATAACAAACTAAAagattgacattttttccaatCAACAAGGAAAGTTTTTAACATTGCAGAAGGTTATTATCAATTAACTGACAAAGGACAATAATGTATAATTGTGTGTGTGCTCTGAGGTTGAGATGGTGAGTATGAAAGGGAAACAAGACTCAATTAAATGCATCTATACATAAAATGTTGCTAATATATATAATCTTTTAAAtgacttttgtttttatctaaTCAATCTAAATGTTGTTATAAACTGTTGATGTGAAACGGTGTATCACAAAGACACATAGCAACATGAACCAAAAAGAATCAtctgagaataaaaaaataatgatactggATATATATCAATACCATTGGTAGTTGCAGCATATAATGATTAACCAACCTATATCTCGTGGTTTTGGTTGTTGTTTTATTACACCTTTTCAGTATACTGATTGATTCAGTACACTAAAATTCACttttagatgattttttttcatataaaacttACAAATTGACAAATAGAATGATGGTTTTGTGATGAAGATAGACTAACCTTCATGAATTCGATACTGGAGATTGGCTGCTGTGAGCGAAACAAAAGCAGAAAGGATTCTTTGGGGTCAAGGAGTAGCTCAGCCAGCTAAAATacgaaggaaaaagaaatggaaaaacaataaattatttcaatttatataaTTCTGCTACCAAAGATGACTTCTCTTTATAAAAATTCGACTTCATTTTAAGATACAGATTGCTCcttcgaataaaaaaaatgaaatccagTAATCAGATTGGATGTATTCAATGTTCGTCGTAAATTGGTTGATGTTTGTCAATAAGCAGGAGAAGCCTGTAACTATGCAATGTCTCCATGCTCTTTTCTcgacttttatttttgttttagagaGTAAGGTGCATGTCGAGCAAATTGTCAAACATTGCTTGGCCTCTGGtggggaaaaaaatcctttCCATTGCAATGGAGATTCCCATTGCACGAATCGATTGCCCTGCTCTCTGTCAATATACTATTTGCCTAATAAATAGCTGCTAGTTTCAGACCCCTGTGGGACATGATTGCGTATTGCACAAACATCACAGAGTACACTTTAATAACTGAAGTACTCAATTACTTTCTGTTCATCGTCGTGTCTGTGCTGTTATCAGAAGAAGGCTGTCCGCTGTCATGTAATAATATGACTATTGAATTATATCCATGTCTTCATTACTCTGGAATAGGCCCGGCCCAAGGAAGACCTTTGTCATTATTTCCTACAAGACGTTTGTTATTTCATGACTGAATCAATACTCCTCAGACAGACATTTCGTATCTACCCTTCTGAATTattttcagattcagatttcGGATTATCTTAATTTCCCACAACGAAATATTTCACAATGATGGAACTTCATTTTGTTCgcatatatatacaaaaacatgataaagttgacAGCAAGATTACAATCAATAGGCATAAAGCTAATACCGTACACGCTGTGAACATTTTGCGCATCCGAATTTTATGGAATACAGTCGTTTTAATAGGATTATTAACTATTCTGGAATTAGAAAGTGAAGAGTGAGGTGCGCAAATTTGAACAATAGTTTGGATGAGATATTGAGAGAACTGGATGACAATTAAATCAAAGATAtatgaagagagaaagagagatgtgaagaaagagagggaggcaGAGCGGAATGTTAGATGTTCATGGCAGAGGCGTATTCATATGAAAACTAAATGGCGCCCCTTCCAACATGAGACGACGATGACTTCTTTATATTATAAGACTaagtattttaaattttctcctttctttttgtGCCCTTTTCTCGAAAGCCTGATTTCGTGTACccctcacacacccacacatataGACATACccctcacacacccacacatatatacatacccctcacacacccacacatacatacatacccctcacacacccacacatataCATACATCAGGTACCGTGGAACGAATTTCAAAGTGAGGGTGGGGTTGAGCCTAAAATAGGTAGGTGAACTGATGCATAACGATCTTTATCTCCTTACTCAAAGAATATCTTAAAGAATACCCAGATGTGATCTCTTCTTATAACTCAGCATACCCTACTCTGTTCACTTGTGTTGTGCTTCTTCCTCCTGTATCTGATCCACCAGTCTCTATCAAAGACTGCCTGCTTCTTAAGACcctatttttttatctattaaCTTCATATGTGTCGATTGAAATCTATTGATACATGCTCAGAACCTGCATATAACCATGATTAAATTACATGAACCATGTCTTTACAATGATAATCGACTTGTCCTGTCTGAATCCCTGGATTACATTGGATGCTATTTGCCTTCATAGGCTGATCTCAGAAAGCAACGGAGGGAGAAAATCAGGAAGAGAAGATCACAGTTTAATGATCATGTTCACATTTTAATTTGTACGTggttactgaaaaaaaatgttataggGAGGGGGGGTCCACAACTCCTGGTTCTCAGAGGGGGTTGGGATGTTGAAGAAAGGTAGATTACCACGCAGCATTTCCCTCCAAacactttcatttcatttcatttcgtttatttccacaataacagcaaagataattattttacaacagaaatgtgagtatagaataaattaacaattagaaatattgaaatagttcACAAAGGTCCAGTACACagatataatgtataattgAATTTTAGAAAGTTCAGTTTTAACTTAAATGCTAGCTGTATATTGTGGGGGAAACCTtggaaagcggagcttgtaatTCAGGTTCCCCAAAATAATATTACAGTatcattaattaatgaaaatggtataaaaagaTACAAACTAGACGGGACGATACAAGACTACACTAAACGGGACAAGTACATCAGAACAACTCAAGCACAAACATGGGACAATGAACAGCCTCCTGCAGGAAAATCATAGTGTAACATTATAGTTATTTATCAGTGTAGTCTTAAGCTTATGTTTGAACGAAAATAagcttggtgtcagttttaaagaTTCATCTAGAGAATTCCAAAAATGGGGACCAGTATAAACAATAGTCTTCTGTTTGTAAAAAGTTCTGAGCTTCGGAAGATGGAAAGATGACGATAATCTGGTGGGGTAGCTGTGCAAAATCTCGTTTCTTAAAAACAGTAAACTTAAGGAAGTTGGCAGCTCTCCTTGGTTTAACTGAAACATAAAGCAGCCCAGGCGAAGAGAGTACAAATcctgtatttttaaaactttattggAGAAGAACAATTGATCTGAGTGAGCTAATCTGTGTTTATGACAAATGATTCTCATTATTCTTTTCTGTGTAAGTAGTAGTCTATCCAACTGATTTCTAGAGGAACTGCCCCAAGCTAATATCCCATAATTTAagtaagaaagaataagggtattatacaaatttgataaaacgtTTGGAGGCAAAAAAGTTTTTAGTTTGTTTATGACGCCAACATTTCTAgataaaagttttgataaatacgTAATGTGCGGcttccatgaaaatttgttatctaTATATAGACCAAGAAATTTCGTTGAATCGACAATAtcgattaaaatattattaagaaaGACGTTCCTGGGTAGAGCTGTGATTGAATTACTAAAAAGCATGCACTGGGTCTTTGCaacatttaaagaaagtttgttACAACAGATCCATTCATGAATACATCTGAGTTCAGTATTTACTATGTTTACAAGAGTATcaggatttttatgtgaaaagaaaacactggtgtcatctgcatataATATGAAAGACAAGGCCTTTGATGAATCCTGAAAATCGTTGATATatagaatgaataataatggcCCCAAAAGCGAACCCTGGGGTACTCCGCAAATCATGTCATTATAATCggaattagaattgtttatGGAGACAAACTGTTTTCTTCCAGTAAGATAACTTCTgtaccactccaaggccttccccctAATTCCATAATGTGATAGTTTAGACAATAAGATTTCATGGTCAATggtgtcaaaggccttggagaggtccagaaaGATACCAAGAGTGTGAAGGTGGTCGTCAACAGCAGTCGCtatatgattaatgaaatataagattGCATGTGTTGTTGAATGCTTTTGCCTAAAGCCAAATTGTGATTCTGATAAAAGACCAAAACTCCTCACAAATTTTATTGTAcgattgtatataattttttctaagacTTTGGAAATAGAAGATAAGAGAGATATAGGTCTATAATTACTTATATCGGACGGATCTCCCTTTTTGTAGATAGGAACTACCTTCGCAATTTTCATTCGGTCGGGAACTATACCATTAACAAGAGATAAATTCATGACGTGTTCTAAAGGAATAACAATTTCGTTAATGATATCTTTTAACAAGTCattacttatttcatcatagcctggactttttttacttttaagttcTTTTACTATCTTTATGATTTCATTAGCATCGGTtggaataaaaaatagtgaatgTGGGTTTTGGTTCTTTAGAAAGCATTCAAAGGTTTTATCTGTGTGTGGTATTTCGTTGGCAAGATTTGGACCAATGCCtgagaaataattattaaagttcatagctatatcaaaattatcattaataactGAATTGTTGATCTTCACATGTTTTATAGTATTGcgatcttttttcttatttaagaCATCATTGATTACTTTCCATgtatcttttatattatttgaacTCGCTGCAAATTTAGAacaataaaatttctttttttcagatctcaAAAGAGTTGTCAAGGTGTTTTTATATTTGACGTATTTTTCACGAGCAGCATCTGACGGGTTTGCACGATACTTGTAGTAAAggttattttttctattgatagATCTTAAAAGTGATTTACTAACCCAGGGGTTTCGTGGTGTCCGTTTGTTGTTTGGTTTATATTTTACAAGAGGGATACATTCATTAAAAGAATCGAGAAGGATAGTCATGAAATTAAACACTTTAATTTCGACTgatcaaaattatcaaaaccCATGTACAAACTATGAGTGCATCAACCTGTATGGTGTGATAGGGTCATGGAACAAAGTTTGATGTCTCCCTTTAATTATTCACCCCTTCTGCCATAAATATTCCTCAATCATCAAGATATTTCTCTTGGGATTACTCATCTGAGCCTCCTCAGTCTGTGTCGTTCGcgtaattatttcatgaaatcacaCTCAAACCTAAATGAAATCTTCATGAGAATGTCAAAGGAGTATTGGAAGGGTAAAACGTCTCATGAGCGCATATTTTATCAGTTCCTTAATTCTTAATTTTTGACTATGCTAATATAACACAAAACTGTCAAGAAGAATGTAACTATTGGACCACGTATACGAAGCATGATTAATTTACATATTGTTTTTACAGAATTCTGAGGCCATATTGTTGTCACGCATCTACCCGAACCAGTTtgttatttcaagaaaaaaaaatgaaaatcaaaatgacaTGGTTGTTGCATGCACTTATAACACAACACACCATTATTGTCATTCTAGCAAACTTTAGCAGACCTAGGTTTCCGCAGTCATTATGCCTGCCATCTCGGGTTTACAACGCAGTATTTTTGTTCAAAGTAAAAGAAGGATGTTTCTAAAATGACAACACGTCCAGCTTCTTGCAACGTTTGTAAAGTGATTTCAGAAATCTCATATAATTAAGCACAGTTAGCATAAATGAATATCTAACAAGATCCTGTTTTTATTATTACGAACACGTTTTTGGACAACCATTGCATGCATGCAGTGTTTCCATTTTCTCCCCATAATCATGAATGTAAGAATAATGAGAAAGGGTGTTTGATAGAAGACTTTGATTGCGCCATGAGcatctttttatgatggataccggcgcattacaaatgttcatattattattatttattctttgTTGCTATTTCATGAATTATATGGAAGGAGTAGTATTCTTTTTGTCAATGTGGATATTATTTTGCacggtgaaaagaaaaaaaaatagaaattaaaaagaaattattaagaaaaaaccacaaaaaataaaaaatgacttATCCAAACAATATTTCTAGTttcagaaaacagaaaacttAACATTTGGATCAACCATCAATATTGATATTCGTAATAATCAATAAATGCTTGAGCCTTATATCAAGAAAAATGAACCTCGAAATAATGATTATAAGCCCATCGGATTCCTTATTTCAGATAGGACTTTctagaaaatttgatttaaaagtccCCAACATATAACCAAATTGATAACAGAagaatgatattgatgaaatttgaaatttatctAAGACGACTAGTATGGTATTTCCAGAAAATCccaaagagaatgaaagatgTTTCTCATAAAAAGGGGTCGGTTGAGATCGGGGTATGATGATAAGGCATGCTCCTGAATCGGTCTGACAAAAGAAAACCTACATAAAATATTAGATAGTATGAAGTCCACATTATAATTTGAGACTCGAATCATCAATAATCATCAGTATTATCTGAAAATACCTAGAGGCGGATCCAGTgtttttccgaggaaaaatttgacaagcaaaaaaaaaagttttccgaAACTTTTGCAAATTTCGTCCCCCCAagaattaacaagcaaaaaaaagggtcttcactttaaaaaagggggaggggaggggcaaACTTCTCTTcaaacggcatttttacattacaaattttgatattgcttttcaagggggggggcacgggccccACTGGATCCGCCAGTTAAAATTACATTCTATAAGAATGATTCAAAAATTACTTTACCTCTCGCATCTCGATCTTTCCATCCTTATTCTTGTCAATTCGATCCATCATGTGCTTGTATTCAGATTGAAATTTAGCTTCATCAATCTCGTGGCCctggaaataaataaaagtaataaatgaAGTTCAACATTCATCTTTAGGCCTTATTTCTAACCTAAAACGAAACATGGAATATCTtggttctttatttaaataaaagtataaaatgtATCTTAAAGCTACATAcgtattcttcatttttcttctttaacaTAAACAAAGATATATAACTTTTCTTGACACGATTACAAAGGGAAATCAATATGGGGAAAATATATCCACATGAAACTGCGAGAAAAAGTTTGTAATTACGTGAATTCGAGAatgtaaaatgaaacaatatgtATCAAATGTCATGAATGTTATTTTAATTTGGAGTACAATCAAATTCATCATACTCCATTTTATACCAAATCATCATGGTCAtaaattatgaagaaaatattttgagggaTACTAATACAAATTAATGACTTTGATTGAACGCTAACACGGTTAACAATTTAAGCATTGCATCAATTTGAATTGAACCGCATTAGGATTATGTAAAGTCACGACAGTGCTTCATATTGAATTAATGACACACATATAATGGTTTAGTTctccaaatataaaaaattataatgaatagGAGGTATTTCATACAAAAGCTATGTAAAGTAGGTGTGACATTTTAATTCCTTCACTCGTCCATATTGAAAGATTTGACGCAAAGACAGTCACACAAGAAAAGAGGCTTACAACAAAATAAGACATGcatcatatttgattttttatatttttttaatccgtAAATAGATGAACACTACAAAGGTCACACAAATATTGTACATGGAATAGATGGATGAAAAAGATCAGGTTGCAGCCAAATATTAAATCCCTGTGCACGCCATGATAAGTGAATCACCAATTATTAAGAGTTTTTCTGTCATGTCTGCCGACGTGTTGTGTCTAGAGTAGGTCATTCATCCTCGTAATCGTACACTCGACGTTATATTAAAATGCCGTGCACATACAGGAGTCTCTAGGTTGGAtgtttgggtgtgtgtgtgcgaggTGGGGGTTTGGGTgtggagggtgtgtgtgtgtgtatgcgggGTGGATGTTTGGGTGTGTGAGTgggggtgggtgtgtgtattCGGGGTAGAtgt is a window of Lytechinus variegatus isolate NC3 chromosome 2, Lvar_3.0, whole genome shotgun sequence DNA encoding:
- the LOC121407034 gene encoding calbindin-32-like isoform X4 translates to MMDRIDKNKDGKIEMRELAELLLDPKESFLLLFRSQQPISSIEFMKIWRDFDTDNSGYIEVNELKSFMKHLVEKNNLGDISDEKLDDYAKMILKVFDSNNDGKLELKEMAKLLPTKENFLKQFQKRYKGSLGQLTGKTGQRKLTRAEFEKVFVHYDTDNNGTIEGDELKGFLKDLMEHEGQQEYSMNELEKCCATLLKVCDQNNDNKIQKTELEMILRPTDCPDPQE
- the LOC121407034 gene encoding calbindin-32-like isoform X8; the encoded protein is MMDRIDKNKDGKIEMRELAELLLDPKESFLLLFRSQQPISSIEFMKIWRDFDTDNSGYIEVNELKSFMKHLVEKNNLGDISDEKLDDYAKMILKVFDSNNDGKLELKEMAKLLPTKENFLKQFQGQRKLTRAEFEKVFVHYDTDNNGTIEGDELKGFLKDLMEHEGQQEYSMNELEKCCATLLKVCDQNNDNKIQKTELEMILRPTDCPDPQE
- the LOC121407034 gene encoding calbindin-32-like isoform X6, coding for MMDRIDKNKDGKIEMRELAELLLDPKESFLLLFRSQQPISSIEFMKIWRDFDTDNSGYIEVNELKSFMKHLVEKNNLGDISDEKLDDYAKMILKVFDSNNDGKLELKEMAKLLPTKENFLKQFQGSLGQLTGKTGQRKLTRAEFEKVFVHYDTDNNGTIEGDELKGFLKDLMEHEGQQEYSMNELEKCCATLLKVCDQNNDNKIQKTELEMILRPTDCPDPQE
- the LOC121407034 gene encoding calbindin-32-like isoform X1; amino-acid sequence: MMDRIDKNKDGKIEMRELAELLLDPKESFLLLFRSQQPISSIEFMKIWRDFDTDNSGYIEVNELKSFMKHLVEKNNLGDISDEKLDDYAKMILKVFDSNNDGKLELKEMAKLLPTKENFLKQFQKRYKKIMGLSCCSQGKEIPGQRKLTRAEFEKVFVHYDTDNNGTIEGDELKGFLKDLMEHEGQQEYSMNELEKCCATLLKVCDQNNDNKIQKTELEMILRPTDCPDPQE
- the LOC121407034 gene encoding calbindin-32-like isoform X3, which codes for MMDRIDKNKDGKIEMRELAELLLDPKESFLLLFRSQQPISSIEFMKIWRDFDTDNSGYIEVNELKSFMKHLVEKNNLGDISDEKLDDYAKMILKVFDSNNDGKLELKEMAKLLPTKENFLKQFQKIMGLSCCSQGKEIPGQRKLTRAEFEKVFVHYDTDNNGTIEGDELKGFLKDLMEHEGQQEYSMNELEKCCATLLKVCDQNNDNKIQKTELEMILRPTDCPDPQE
- the LOC121407034 gene encoding calbindin-32-like isoform X2; its protein translation is MMDRIDKNKDGKIEMRELAELLLDPKESFLLLFRSQQPISSIEFMKIWRDFDTDNSGYIEVNELKSFMKHLVEKNNLGDISDEKLDDYAKMILKVFDSNNDGKLELKEMAKLLPTKENFLKQFQKRYKKIMGLSCCSQGKEIPGQRKLTRAEFEKVFVHYDTDNNGTIEGDELKGFLKDLMEHEGQQKKVKRIPTDAEIASLADQMIKALDNNGDGVLSVDELHMIICKR
- the LOC121407034 gene encoding calbindin-32-like isoform X5; its protein translation is MMDRIDKNKDGKIEMRELAELLLDPKESFLLLFRSQQPISSIEFMKIWRDFDTDNSGYIEVNELKSFMKHLVEKNNLGDISDEKLDDYAKMILKVFDSNNDGKLELKEMAKLLPTKENFLKQFQKIMGLSCCSQGKEIPGQRKLTRAEFEKVFVHYDTDNNGTIEGDELKGFLKDLMEHEGQQKKVKRIPTDAEIASLADQMIKALDNNGDGVLSVDELHMIICKR
- the LOC121407034 gene encoding calbindin-32-like isoform X7, whose protein sequence is MMDRIDKNKDGKIEMRELAELLLDPKESFLLLFRSQQPISSIEFMKIWRDFDTDNSGYIEVNELKSFMKHLVEKNNLGDISDEKLDDYAKMILKVFDSNNDGKLELKEMAKLLPTKENFLKQFQKRYKGQRKLTRAEFEKVFVHYDTDNNGTIEGDELKGFLKDLMEHEGQQEYSMNELEKCCATLLKVCDQNNDNKIQKTELEMILRPTDCPDPQE